The nucleotide sequence ACCCTCACCCGATACCTCCCTCTCTTCCCCTCCCGCCTCCTCACCATCCAATACCACATCAGAAACCACAAACTCTCCTCCTGCCTCTGCTCGCCCACAAAGGCTTCGCAAACCCAACCCAAAATATTACAACCAAACTCTTGTAAATCACACAACCCTTCGTCCCCTCCCACCGACACTTGAACCCGCCACTCACACTCATGCCTCTAAAGATCCACAGTGGTGTCAGGCTATGGATTTAGATTTTAATGCCCTTCTCCAAAACCAAACATGGCAACTTGTTCCCCCTGGCTCCCACACTCCGATTGGGTGTAAATGGGTCTTCCGTATCAAACGCAAACCCGATGGCTCTATTGATAAATATAAAGCACGACTTGTTGTCAAAGGTTTTCACCAACAGCATGGAAAGGACAGCTTCGATACCTTCAGCCCCGTCACCAAACCCATTACCATTCGCACCATCCTTTCCATTGCTCTATCGAAAAATTGGCCACTTAAACAACTTGAGGTCAACAATGCATTCTTGCATGGTACTCTACATGAGGATGTATACATGTCCCAACCACCAGGATACATTAACCCTCAATTTCCCAACCACATATGCAAGCTCAAAAAGTCCCTATATGGCTTAAAGCAAGTAACATAACTTAAATTTTTCTTGCACAAACATTTTTTGATATTAATGGGTTTGTAGCCTTCTAATGGTATCGAAATGTGCTAAAAGGTGTCTCTTCTCTGTGTGGTTGAGGGTTCAAGTGCCGCAACACAATGAACAAAAAATGTAGATTAAAGAGTATAAAAATGTAGATTTAAGAGTATGAAGTCTACTTTGAGCTAACGTTCTAATATATCAAACATTTTTTTGGTTTCATTGGTTAACTATTTACCACCAAAGAATGCTCTCTCTTTTTGCTCTCGCCCTTTAATTCTGGGCTCATGGATTATTTTGGAAAAAAAGTTGAAATAACACTATATATGCTGTAATGTTTGAGAAACATAATCAGAAGACATAGATCATTAGTTGTGTATGTGCAAACTAGGAAGGTTTGCATGGAGCATAATTAAATAAATAGAGAATAATCTCAAAGGAAGAAAAGTGATTCGGTATTGAACAAACCATATATTTAGACTCCTTACAGAGCAGCTCTATTGTAGGCCATGCCAACAAACGGAAAACATAAATGACAACTTAATTACAAAATTAACTTCCTAAATAACGCACAATTTACTCAAATCAAAGATTTACGCGTTTTACTTGTATTGGGGATAAATCTTTGCCTCCGATAATAGGGATTTAATTGATGAAATCCGGTTAAGAATGTTGGCCAAATCATGCCCTTTTAAGATGGGTTCTTTGCCTCGTCTAAAATAATTGTGTGCTAACTCTTGAATCAACTCCGTAACAAAGATACTCTCAAGATTAAGATAAATGAGTGGTGGAAGATGCTATTTTTGGTGTGTTTTCTACGTCTAGTACGTGCTAATAAAATGATGACAATTAGAAGAGACTAACTGGTTGGCCAATGTTAGATATTTTACTTCTAGTAGTCAGTGGCGAAACTTGACCCGAATGACAggaggtcgaaaacgtatataccaaaaaatttctattgAACCGGGGGgccgaaaacgtatataccaaaaaatttctatatgaaaactacatataccccccccccccccgtacTTCGCCCCTGCTAATAGTGCTTCCCCTTCTGTCTATTCTGTTAACTAATTTTGGATCATTTCTTTTGGTTTGAATTTACAATACGGTAGAAGGTCATTGGCATATCAAGATTTATCTTTGAATCATAGTTTTGCTTGTAATATATGTAGCTCGGATTATACTTTGTATTTCACTTCCTGCCATAGCGTGATTTCAGTTATTGGTAAAAAAATGGGGTGTATTTAGAAGAAACCCTAAAAAAAAGGGTGATACTATACACACCCCCCCTAATTCCTGATTACACCCCCCCTATAAAAATATCACATCCATCAatcatttggtttttgtttttagtctttctttgtctttttgttgtcttttttattttattttattgtcttttttatatgttattattattattatttactattagtaatgaattattattattattattattattattattattattattattattattattattatcattattattattattattattattattattatttactattagtaatgaattattattattattattattattattattattattattattattattattattattaaaattgatAAAAAGAAACGTGGTTTCAAATTATTACTTCTTTTTAcctttttttatattaaattcaAACATGGTCATTTTTTTTACCTTTCAACATGGTCACATTGATAAAAAGAGGTCCTCATGAAGATTTGGAGAGTTATTTAGAAGCAGTGAATCAACTGAAAAAAATTGTTCGGTTTTTCAGCACTAATAAAAACCTTAAGAGCAGCATTGGAGTGATTACTCATTCTACAACTTTGCTTCAAAAGGCTTCGTTAATGCTCGAGGAAGAGTTCAGGCAGCTATTAACTGAAGTTGAGAACTTAGTTGAGAACTTACTTCAGAAAGCTCTGCTATGTGGTGGTGATATTAAATAGTTAATATTTCCTCCAAAATATCACCAGTTTCCTCCAAAATTGAGAACTTCAGTGCATTCGCTTCATATACTTCAGAAAGCTATTCAAAGAGCTGCATAAATTTACTTGTTCAAAGAGTGATCTATTTATGTTTCATCATAGCATTCAGAAAAGTTAAAGAGATGTCAGGATTTTCAACAGATCAGGTATAGTTTTTAATTCCCATGTTTCAAGTTTCAACTTAGTTATATAATCAAGCTAGGTTAAGAGTCTTGTTTTAGTTTAAATGAGTTTGTTTGGATAATAAAGTATTAACTTTGACTTTTGGGTATATTAATCCTTGTAATGGGTATATTTATCACACCACttattttattgatatttttCGTCCATAATGTAACGAACTTGTGTGATGGATGGGTTATTTTTTAATGGCAAAGTAAGTATATTTAAATAATATAAGTTTAATAGTACGGAAGGAATCATGTAAGTGGTGCACATGGAAACCTCCGAAAATATTTGTAAATTGAGAATGAGCACTAGAAACAtgttgtatttaaaaaaaaatgcagTTCCAATTTTATAAGTTATGGATGATCCTACCCAAACCATTTGCAAAAATAAAGATTTTTTTAAGTGTAACTCAAAATACCTACCAGTTGTATCTTATTCTTTTTGTCCCAGCATCAATGACCGCAACAAAAACactttttcttttacaaaatgaACATTATAACTAATATTAGTTCACTTTTAGGTGTTCAAGTCTCGTGAAGAGTTGATGGAATGGGTTAGAAACACCGGACGTAGTCTTGGTTACGCTATTGTGACTAAAAGATCGAAAGCTAAAAATGGCTACGTGTCTAAAGTTGTACTTATGTGTGATCGTGGTGGTGTGTATAAATCAGATAAAGATTCAAGTAGAGAGACCGGCACTAGAAAGATAAATTGCCCGTTTGAAATGGTAGGGAAATTTTCAAAAAAGAATGGTTCTTGGACGTTAAAAGTAAAACCTGGTGAGCATAATCATCCACCCGGAGAATATATGGAGGGACACCCAATCCTCAAACGATTGACACCTAATGAACACCAATTGGTGGCAGAGTTGACGGGGAAGGGTGTGTTCCCAAAAGTTTATGCCAGAGGCAGGATTCTTGATTGCGAACAAGTTTAATGTGATCGTTCATTTTTTATCTCAAGAAAAAAGAAACAGTTCTACTTGTTTTTCGCTTTGGAGAGGCCCTCACGAGTTcccagaaaaaaaaataattacaattgcACACGTGAATGGTAACCATTTTATAATGGTAGAATTGCAAGGAGAGTATCCAATTGCCAGCACAAACAACCTATGGAAATTAATGAGAGAAAATGATGCAGCTGGCTGGGAGAATATATTTGAATCACGTCAAAATATGTATAAGTCTTGGATAGCACAACCTGCTACATTTGGGGGAAGTATAGATTAAACCTCGGTATGTAAATTATTAAATGATAATAATTTTGTAAAAAAGTACTtatttttatatagcttttgttacagctataaatataatttgataaattataacaataaaaactaataataaatactatatcataaaaacaataataataataataataataataataataataataataataactaattaataaacaaatacaaacaaatactaaataactaataattaaataaatgaataaaaaaagacaacaaaaagacaaaacaggctaaaaacaaaaactaaaTGATTGATGGATGTGATATTTTTAATAGGAGGGGGGTGTAATCAGGAATTAGGGGGGTGGGAATAGAATGAGCCAAAAAAAATTCATGACAAATATGTCAATTGAAAAGGACATCCATCAACTCAAGGTACATTGCATAAATTATAGACCCAAAAGTTTTTTTCTTTTCCATAAAGAAACAAACTTGACATAAActattagaccacccgtagtggaagttattttaaaaaaaaattgaaaaaaaacgccccaacccccccccccccccctccgtACTTCGCCCCTGCTAATAGTGCTTCCCCTTCTGTCTATTCTGTTAACTAATTT is from Helianthus annuus cultivar XRQ/B chromosome 9, HanXRQr2.0-SUNRISE, whole genome shotgun sequence and encodes:
- the LOC110874660 gene encoding uncharacterized protein LOC110874660, whose product is MSGFSTDQVFKSREELMEWVRNTGRSLGYAIVTKRSKAKNGYVSKVVLMCDRGGVYKSDKDSSRETGTRKINCPFEMVGKFSKKNGSWTLKVKPGEHNHPPGEYMEGHPILKRLTPNEHQLVAELTGKGVFPKVYARGRILDCEQV